The genomic segment TTTAGTGATGATGGCGACCTGATGGCATTGCGCTTTGACCACTGGAAGACGGTTTTCATGGAACAACGGGTAAAAGGCACTTGCCAAATCTGGGCCGAACCCTTTGTCGTGTTGCGAGTTCCGAAACTGTTCAATCTCCGCACCGATCCCTATGAGCGTGCCGATATTACTTCAAATACCTATTGGGATTGGATGTTTGATCACATTCCTTTAGTATTGGCAGCCCAGCCAGTCGTTGCCAAATTTATCGCCACCTTCCAAGAGTTTCCCCCACGTCAAAAAGCAGCCAGTTTTACTGTTGATCAGGTGATGGAGAAAATTACCTCTGGTATTGCGAGTCGTTAATTAACTTGAAGGGAAGGTGATTTATTATTTTTAATAAGTACCTTTCCCTGCTCTAAAAAACTTACCCCAATCTAACTAAACTTGTTAATTCAACGTGAGTTCGATGGTTGTGTTGATAGTGTACCGTTAACCCAACGGATGGCTGAGTTAGAACGGCAAATAAAGGAACTGAGAGATTTAGTTAAGAAATAACTTTATTAATAAAAAAAATGAGCGATCGCCAACGGTTACAAGATTTAGAAAGAAACCTGGAAATTCTCTATGAAAAATTGGGAGAGTTTGAGCAGGAGTTAATTATCACTGCACACGCTCCTACAAAATTTGAACTCAGACAGCGAATTAAGCGTGAGATTTCGCCCAGTATCCGACGTTATGAAGCTGAATATTGGGAGCTTTACCCCCAAGAAGCCATTCTGATTTCTGATGAAGAAGCGACAACCCAGTTAGTAAGAGTAGAGCAGGCTGTTGAAGCCATTGAACGTATCCCGCAGGCTGAGTATCCTCCAGAACTCATGAGCCTATTACAAGACATCCGCACTAAGTTAGACGAAGGAGATAAAGCAGCATCTGCCAAGTTAAAAGTCGCACTGCCTTTAATTCCACTCCTTGCATCTTATGAATTAGAGATGGATACCGAGGCAATGATGTACAAAGTTTGGAAGTCAATTAAAGCTAAAGTACGGAGATAGGAAATGTCTGAGGAGAGGTTAAAGCAAGCGCTTAGAAATTGGCAAGATAAGCTGGCTCATTTTGAGTATGAATTGTCCTATACTGCTAGTGCAGAAAAGAAGTTTGAGTTAAGGAAATGTATTGAAGAATGCGATACAGCGATTCAAAGATTAAAAACTACAATCTCTGATTTAGAGCAGGAGCAACAAAAGCAACAGTTAAACTCACCAAATATTCCCCAAATCGTAAAAATTGAACTTAAAAGTGAAAAGGGTGTTGACTACTCTCAACTGCGTGACCTTTTAGCATCAGGAAAGTGGAGAGAAGCAGACGAGGAAACGGCACGAGTAATGTATCTCGCTGCGGGAAGGCAGAAAGAAGGATGGCTGCGAGTAGAAGATATTGATAACTTTCCCTGTGAGGATTTACGCACCATTAACCAACTTTGGCTGCATTACAGTAACGGTAAGTTTGGTTTCAGTGTTCAGAAGGAAATTTACCAAAGTCTGGGAGGTACAAGAGAGTATAATGAGGAGGTCTGGAAAAAGTTTTGCGATCGCGTGGGTTGGCGCGAGAAAGGAGAGTGGTTGAGTTATAAAGACCTAACTTTTGATCCAGTGGAAGCCCGGAGTGGCTACCTCCCGTTTTGCCCGGTAGAGGGGGGGTTTTTGGATTTTGGTAATCTCTTCTCTCGCGCAGAGACTTGTAACCTGTAGGATATAAGAACTCCAGGCTTTTTGTCAAGCTTATTTTTGAGTCTTTTTTTACACAAACATCGGCTTTTTCCTAACTCAATACCTAGCACGGGGCATATCGAGAAAGCAAGGGTTTCCAGTGATGAACTAGCAGCCAGGTTAACCCATTGCTTTGTTCAATCTTCAAGAGTCATTAAAAAATTGCATAGCCACTTTCGGGTCATAGCAATTGGCTAAGACAAACTTTTCAGCAACATCTCGAATTTCATTCTTCGTAGGTTCCCAATCATCCGACAATTGTTGCTAAAA from the Planktothrix tepida PCC 9214 genome contains:
- a CDS encoding GUN4 domain-containing protein, producing MSEERLKQALRNWQDKLAHFEYELSYTASAEKKFELRKCIEECDTAIQRLKTTISDLEQEQQKQQLNSPNIPQIVKIELKSEKGVDYSQLRDLLASGKWREADEETARVMYLAAGRQKEGWLRVEDIDNFPCEDLRTINQLWLHYSNGKFGFSVQKEIYQSLGGTREYNEEVWKKFCDRVGWREKGEWLSYKDLTFDPVEARSGYLPFCPVEGGFLDFGNLFSRAETCNL